Genomic DNA from Mycobacterium stomatepiae:
CAGCACCTCACGCGGACCGAACATGACCAGATGCTTGCGGAACAACATGCCGATGTTGTCCGGCACCGTACGTGCGATGTTGATGTTGTGCGTCACGATCAAGATGGTCGCGTCGATCTGAGCGTTGATGTCCAAAATCAGCTGGCTCAAATACGCGGTACGCACCGGGTCCAGACCGGAGTCCGGCTCGTCACACAAAATGATCTGCGGGTCTAGCACCAGGGCGCGGGCCAGGCCGGCACGCTTGCGCATACCACCGGAGATCTCGCCGGGGAACTTCTTCTCATCACCGCCAAGACCGACCATTTCCAGCTTCTCCATGACGATGTCACGGATCTCGCCTTCCTTCTTCTTCGTGTGCTCACGCAACGGGAAGGCGGTGTTGTCGAACAGGTTCATCGACCCGAACAACGCCCCGTCCTGGAACAACACCCCGAACAGCGTGCGGATCTCGTAGAGCTCCTTAGCCGAACACTCAATGATGTCGGTGCCATCGATGACAATCGAGCCACGCTCCGGACGAAGCAGCCCGATCAATGACTTCAAGAAGACCGACTTACCGGTACCCGACGGGCCCAGCAAAACGCTGACCTCCCCGGCGGGGATATCCAGGGTCACGTCTTCCCAAATCCTCGATGACCCGAAGGACTTGGTCAGACCACTGACCTCGATAGCAACGCCCATAGGGAATCCTTCCGTCGACGCATGCCGCCACCTGCCCCTTTGTGTGGCATGAGTCACTGTAGCGCACCCCCGGGACCACGCAGCACGGTTGCACAGCACCGGAGCGAAAAATTCGCTGACCTGAGACCCACCCCTGCACGCAGGCTAATGCTCCTGGCAGTGACGGTAAAGGGTCAGATTGTCGGAGCCCAGTTGCCGTGGAAGCCCATCGGCACCCGCTGGGGCAGGTGCACGGTCGCGACGGATTCGAGCGTCTGGGCGTCCAACAACAGCAATTGCCCTTCGTCACGGCCCTGGTGGTAGCCGTAGCCCATCAGAACGCCGTCATCCTCGTCACGCTGCGCCGAGCCGTTTGTGGGATTGGGCACAAAGGACATCTCGCCGAGTAAAAGACCCGGTTCCAGCGCCGCGGCCACGCTGGACCCCGTCACGTAGTCGTGCTTGTACAGGGCCGAGGTCATCTCGGTTGCCCCGCCGGAGAGGAAGCCGCCGTCCAGCCCGACGGCGTAGCCGAACCGGTGGCGCGCACCCAGCACCGTCTCGTCGATCCGCGGAAACTCCTGCGGACGATTGTCGCGACGTTCGGTGGCGACCGCCCCGGTGGTCAGGCTGATCGTCCAGCGATCCAGCGTGGGCGGGCTGTCGCCGGGACCGCGCAGGTCGCGGTCGAACATCTTCGCGTAACTACACACGTCGAGCACCAGGACCTCTTCTTTTGTTCGGGGCCCGTCACGCATCTCCGAGTACGCATTGAGCGGGTGAAAGACGTAGCAGGGCTCGACGTCGAACCAGCGCACGTCGTCATTGCCACCCTCGCGGGGCATCACCCCGATGCGCGCCGGATAGCTGTCCTTCCAGCTGTACGGCATCCGATGCATGGGCCGCCGATTGCCGTTGATCGCCGTCATCATCGGGCCGGGAATCCTGACCCGGCCGAGCACCGACTGCAGTACCAGGCGAGCCGGCGAACTGAGCCAGCGCGGCACGTTGGCCGGCGCGACCTGCATCGGGTCGAACGTGACCGGCAGGTCGTAGATCACCACGTACTTGTCGGTCAGCGAGAAGTCGTGCATCATCGGCGACCCGCTCACTTCGATGTCGACAGTGCGCCGGGCGCGGCCGTCCGTGTCGATCACCGAGTACTGCACAGTGCGTCCGCGTCCGAAGCTGTAGGACACCGCGTGCAGTTCGCCGGTGCGCGGATCCCGATGCGGGTGGGCGGTGTAGCCACCGAACAGGGTGCCGTCGAAGTCGCAAGGCCCGGCGGTGTCCAGTTCCTCGGTGAGCTCGTAGTTGGCACCACCGCCCTCAACGAGTGCCAGCGTCTTTCCGGCGTGGGTCAGCACGTTGGTGTTGGGGCTGACCGACAACATCCCGACGCGCGGATTCAGCCCAGGGCGCTCGGGCTCGCCCAGCGCGACGCTCGTCGGTGGGGTGCGGACCCATCGGTTGCGATACCAGCAAGCCTTGCCGTCGCGCAACGCGACCCTTTCACCATCGCATCGCCGGTGAACCAGTGATAGGTGGCCGGGTCGACCTCCGCGGCCGGGTTGGGCCCGTTGCGCAGGTAGCGCCCGTCCAGGTGCTCGGGGATCTGCCCGGTGACGTCGAGGTCGGTCGCGGTCACTTCGGTGTGTACCGGCGCCAGGAAGCCCTCGAGATAGGGGTTTTCGGATTTGACTGTCTGTGTGGAAGTCATGGGCTGAACTCCTATAACGTTGTTATGTCAGCGTTATTGAGACCGTACGCCGGTGATGAGAAGATGGCAAGGCCTCATCAGAGATGGTTGGAGAGATGACGTCGGAAGTTCGGCGCAATGTGCGCGACGAGATGCTGCACGCCGCGGTCGGCCTGCTCGATAGCGAGGGCCCCGATGCCCTGCAGACCCGCAAAGTGGCCAGCGCCGCGGGGACCTCGACGATGGCCGTGTACACCCATTTCGGTGGGATGCGGGGTCTGATCGCCGCGGTCGCCGAGGAGGGGCTAAGTCAGTTCGACGCCGCCCAAACGGTCCCGCAGACCGCCGATCCGGTGGCCGATCTATTCACCGTCGGTAGTGCCTATCGCCGCTACGCGATCGAGCGGCCGCACATGTACCGGCTGATGTTCGGTAGCACCAGCGCGCACGGCATCAACGCACCGGCCGGCAACGTCCTGACGCTGACGGTCGCTGAGATCGAGCAACACGGACACAGCTTCGCGCACGTGGTGCGGGTGGTGCGCCGGTGCATGCTGGACGGCCGGATCACCGTCGGCGGCTCCGACGACGCGGCCGTGGTGGCTACCGCCGCCCAGTTCTGGGCATTGATCCACGGATTCGTGATGCTGGAGCTGGCCGGATGCTACGGCGACGACGGCTCGGCGGTGGCGCCGGTACTCACCGCGATGACTACGAATCTGCTTGTCGCGCTTGGAGACTCCGCGGAGCGGGTGGCGCGGTCGCTGCAGTCGGCGTTTTCCGGCTGAACACACGAAGCCCCCGGGACCTAGATTCACTAGGGTTCCCGGGGGCTTCGTGCGCGAGTTGAACTACTTGACGGTGACGGTCGCGCCGGCGGCCTCGAGCTTGGCCTTGGCCTCGTCGGCAGCTTCCTTGGCGACCTTCTCCAGCAGCGGCTTGGGTGCTCCGTCGACCAGGTCCTTGGCCTCTTTCAGGCCCAGGCCGGAGACGATCTCGCGGACCACCTTGATCACGCCGATCTTCTTGTCGCCGGCGGCCTCGAGGATGACGTCGAACTCCGACTGCTCCTCGGCAGCCTCGGCCGGCGCACCACCGGCGGCAGCGCCACCGGCAGCGGCAACGGCTACCGGAGCGGCCGCGGTGACCTCGAAGGTCTCCTCGAACTTCTTCACGAAGTCCGAGAGCTCGAGCAGGGTCATTTCCTTGAAGACGTCGAGCAGGTCATCGGTGGAGATCTTTGCCATGGTGTGGATCCTTCCTTGTTTCGGTTTGTGGGGTTATTCGGCGTCAGCCGGTGTCTCGGCGGGTGCTTCTGCCTCGGCGGGTGCTTCCGAAGCTGCCGCTTCGGAAGCGGGTTCTGCGGCCGGGGCCGCAGCGGCAGCCGGGTCGGCGGCCTTCTTCTCCTGCAGGGCGGCCGCGAGGCGGGCGAACTGCGAAACCGGCGCGTTGAACAGGCCGGCGGCCTTGGCGAGGTTGCCCTTCATGGCACCGGCCAGCTTGGCCAGCAGCACCTCGCGGGATTCCAGGTCGGCGATGCGCTCGACCTCGGCCACCGTCAGCGGGTGGCCGTCCATGTAGCCACCCTTGATGACCAGCGCCTTGTTGTCCTTGGCAAAGGTCTTGATGGCCTTGGCGGCGTCGACGGGCTCGCCGCTGACGAACGCGATGGCCGTCGGCCCCGCGAACAGCTCGTCGAGACCCTCGATCCCCGCTTCCGACGCGGCGCGCTTGATCAGCGTGTTCTTGGCCACGGTGTAGGTAGCCGAACCCGCCAGCGAGCGGCGCAGCTCGGCCAGGTTGGCGACGGTCAGCCCGCGGTATTCGGTGATGACGGTCGCGGTCGAGGCGCTGAACTGCTCGACAATGTCCGCAACGGCGGTGGCCTTGTCAGCTTTGGCCATGCATACCTCCTCGATGAAACTCAGTGAAAATCGTGTCGTCGGTGATCACCCGAGGAACGACGAACGCCCCGGCGCAGGAAGCGGCACGGGGCGTTGAGATACGCCGGCGTGGGAGCCGGCGGCTACAGCCTCGTCCTCCTGCGTGGGCCGCCGGGATGCTCCCGGACCTTCGACCGATTGCTCGGTGACCGACGGTCTTCGGTGGATCGGCACCAAGGATAGCGGCACAACCCGCCGTCAGCCAAAACGGCGAGCTCGCGCGATATCTCAGCATCAACGGCATCCCCGAGCGGATGCTGATCCGTCACCTGCACGAGCTGGTCGACGCGGGAATCATCGACCGTCACGACATCCGCACCGTGCACTACTCGATTTCCGTACGGCAAGACTGTGGAGCCGGTGCTGGCGAGTTTGTCCTATTGGGTCCGAAAGCACGTGCCTCGCAACGAGGTTGGCTAAGCTCCCGCGAGCCGGGCCGCGCCGACCAGGCCGGCCTGTGCCCCCAGTTCGGCGGGCACCACCCGCAATCCGGCCAGAAAATCCAGCCCCGCATAGTCGGTCAGCGCCGCGCGCAGCGGGTCGAAGAGCAGGCCACCGGACTGGGCCACGCCTCCCCCGATGACGACGAGGTCCAGGTCGCACACCGCCGCCACCGACGCGATCATCATCGCGAGCGCGGTGGCACCCCGGGAAAACGCCCGCAGCGCGACCTCGTCACCGGCCCTCGCCCCGGCGGCCAGCTCGCGGGCGCCGGCGTCCGCCGGTGCCGACCAGCCGTTGGCCCGCGCCCAGCGCACCAGCCACGGCCCGGCGGCAACCGTCTCGACGCAGCCGTGGCCCCCGCACGTGCACGGCTGCCCGTCGCGTTCGACGACCACATGGCCGACGTGCCCGGCATTGCCACTGCGCCCGGTGTAGGGCGCGCCGTTGAGCACCAGGCCACCGCCGACGCCGGTCGACACCACCATGCCCAGCAGGAAGCCCGCACCCCGCCCCGCGCCTTGCCACTGCTCCCCCAGCGCCATGCAGACGCCGTCACCGCCCAGGCGCACCGGCACCCCTGGCACCACGGCCGCCACCCGATCTCGCAGCGGAAAGCGTTGCCAGCCTTGGATATTGATCGGGCTGACGGTTCCGCCGGGCAGATCGATGGGGCCAGCCGAAGCGATGCCCACCGCACTAACCGCACCGCCGGCCTTCGCCAACGCTTCGGCGATCATCGCGGCGACCACGTCCCACACCTGGTCCGCCGAACCGCCCGCCGGGGTGGGCCTTGTCGCGGTGTACACCAGCGCGCCCCCGGAGTCGGCAAGGCCCGCAGCGATTTTCGTGCCACCGATGTCCAGGCAGAGGGTCAGCATGGCCGGTCAGTGCCGATGGGTGTTGTCGGGTTGGCGGGGGTCGCCGGGATGCTCGTAGCCGGGGGCGAGCTCGACCAGTGCGGCCAGTCGCTCGTCCAGCCACAGCCGGAAGGCGCGACGACGTGCCGCAGCCCACAGATGCTCGGTGACCGCGGCGCGCGCCTGCGCCAGCGGCGGCCCGTCACACGACGGCGCGCGCCAGCCGCGGCCGTCGGGTCGCAGCGCGGCGAACCGCAGCGGATTGCGGGCGTGGTAGTCGGCGACCTCGCGATCGCTGACCCGGACCGCGGCGGTTACGTCGACGAACAGCGCGCGCGCCCGCGGATCCGCCAGCGCCGCCGCGGCCACACTGCCGATCTCGAGCCGGGCCGTCACGTCGGGCAGCAGCTCTTCCTCGCCCGGCGCGTCGCCGGTGCTCAATTCGCGGGCGGCCACCTCGGCGACGACGACGCGTTCGGTCACCAGAAGTTGGGTGAGCCAGCGCCGCAGTTGGCGGCCCTCGCTGGTGCCCCGGGCGGGCAGGGCGGCAGCGTGGGGGCCGCCGCGCAATCGCGCCTCGGCCGCGTCGACCTCCTCGACCGCGACGGGCGTGCCCGCGACGGTGGCGACCGGGCGCCCGCTCATGTCACGGTCACCTTTGCCGCCGGCGAGTAGACCAGCCGTCCCGCGCAGCCGAACCGCACCAGAGCCCACCACTGGCCGGGTTCCAGCCAGGCGGGCGGACTGACGTCGAAGCAGAAGTCGACGGTGCCGCGCGCCGGCAGCACTGCGCCGAGCGAGGCCGGGCCAACCCACTCCCAGGTGCCCCAGGGGCTGATCAGATGGGCCTCGGCCGATAGGTCGGACGCGGCATTGCTGCCGATGGTCACCACCAGCCGCGCCGTCTCACCGCGCCCAGCGCGATCTCGTCGGGCCCGTCGACGAGGTAGATCAGATCGGCGTCCTGGCCGGCTCCGACCTCGACGATGGTCACGTCCTCGACCGTCTGACGCCAGGCGGACGGGACACTATCTGCGGTGACGCGCAGCTGCGCCCGGATTGGGTACTGGCCGGGCTCGGCATCGGCCGGGATGACCAGCACCACGTCGGCCTCCCGGTGCTCGCCGCCGCCGAGCGTGAACGGCAGCTCGGCGGGCGTCACCGACCAGCCGTCCGGACCCGCCAGCGCGACGATGCCGTGCAGCTCCGCGTCGGTGCAGTCACTGGCCGCGGTGAGCCGCAGGGTCAGCTCGCCGCCCGGTTCGGCGGTCACTCGCTGCGGATGCAGGTGCGCGACGGCCGGTAGCCCACCCAGCGGTGCGGGCCCGCGATTGTGCAGCCAGTACCGCGCGTACAACGGCTGGGCGACCTCGGCGTCCGGGCCCAGCGCGGCGGGCCCGTCGAATGCCTTGGGCATCTTCAGCCGGGCCAGCACGGTGGCGATCTGGTAGCCGTGCAGCTCGATCGATCGCTCGCGCGTCTGCGGCGTCTCCAGCAGGTCGGCAAGCCGCAGCGCGCTCAGCTTGCCAAGGGTGGAACCGACGCTCACCCGGGTAGCGGCCCCGGTCGTTTCCACGAGGCGCAGCGCTACCTCGCCGGGGTCGACGGGGTCGGCGCGACCGGCCGTCAGCGGGTTCCCGGCCGCCTTGAACGCGCCGACGTGCACGGCGCCGGCGGGCTCGACGCTCAGCAGCGATCCGGTGAGCGCTAAGTTGCCTCGCCGTCGATCCGGGAAGACGGGGTGCAGCGGGTGGGAGAACTGCGCGCTGCGGTTCGGGATCTCGGCGTGCCGCCAGTCGCCGTCGCCGCAGGCGAGCGCGTAGTCGAAATGGTGTGTCCAGTGCTGCAATTGGAAGTTCGAG
This window encodes:
- a CDS encoding ABC transporter ATP-binding protein, yielding MGVAIEVSGLTKSFGSSRIWEDVTLDIPAGEVSVLLGPSGTGKSVFLKSLIGLLRPERGSIVIDGTDIIECSAKELYEIRTLFGVLFQDGALFGSMNLFDNTAFPLREHTKKKEGEIRDIVMEKLEMVGLGGDEKKFPGEISGGMRKRAGLARALVLDPQIILCDEPDSGLDPVRTAYLSQLILDINAQIDATILIVTHNINIARTVPDNIGMLFRKHLVMFGPREVLLTSDEPVVRQFLNGRRIGPIGMSEEKDEATMAEEQALLDAGHHAGGTEEIEGVPPQITATPGMPERKGVARRQARVREMLHTLPKKAQTAILDDLEGTHKYQAHEFGD
- a CDS encoding DUF7158 domain-containing protein, translated to MSGRPVATVAGTPVAVEEVDAAEARLRGGPHAAALPARGTSEGRQLRRWLTQLLVTERVVVAEVAARELSTGDAPGEEELLPDVTARLEIGSVAAAALADPRARALFVDVTAAVRVSDREVADYHARNPLRFAALRPDGRGWRAPSCDGPPLAQARAAVTEHLWAAARRRAFRLWLDERLAALVELAPGYEHPGDPRQPDNTHRH
- the rplL gene encoding 50S ribosomal protein L7/L12 → MAKISTDDLLDVFKEMTLLELSDFVKKFEETFEVTAAAPVAVAAAGGAAAGGAPAEAAEEQSEFDVILEAAGDKKIGVIKVVREIVSGLGLKEAKDLVDGAPKPLLEKVAKEAADEAKAKLEAAGATVTVK
- a CDS encoding TetR/AcrR family transcriptional regulator, which codes for MTSEVRRNVRDEMLHAAVGLLDSEGPDALQTRKVASAAGTSTMAVYTHFGGMRGLIAAVAEEGLSQFDAAQTVPQTADPVADLFTVGSAYRRYAIERPHMYRLMFGSTSAHGINAPAGNVLTLTVAEIEQHGHSFAHVVRVVRRCMLDGRITVGGSDDAAVVATAAQFWALIHGFVMLELAGCYGDDGSAVAPVLTAMTTNLLVALGDSAERVARSLQSAFSG
- a CDS encoding ROK family protein — translated: MLTLCLDIGGTKIAAGLADSGGALVYTATRPTPAGGSADQVWDVVAAMIAEALAKAGGAVSAVGIASAGPIDLPGGTVSPINIQGWQRFPLRDRVAAVVPGVPVRLGGDGVCMALGEQWQGAGRGAGFLLGMVVSTGVGGGLVLNGAPYTGRSGNAGHVGHVVVERDGQPCTCGGHGCVETVAAGPWLVRWARANGWSAPADAGARELAAGARAGDEVALRAFSRGATALAMMIASVAAVCDLDLVVIGGGVAQSGGLLFDPLRAALTDYAGLDFLAGLRVVPAELGAQAGLVGAARLAGA
- the rplJ gene encoding 50S ribosomal protein L10 — its product is MAKADKATAVADIVEQFSASTATVITEYRGLTVANLAELRRSLAGSATYTVAKNTLIKRAASEAGIEGLDELFAGPTAIAFVSGEPVDAAKAIKTFAKDNKALVIKGGYMDGHPLTVAEVERIADLESREVLLAKLAGAMKGNLAKAAGLFNAPVSQFARLAAALQEKKAADPAAAAAPAAEPASEAAASEAPAEAEAPAETPADAE